In a genomic window of Sphingobacteriales bacterium:
- a CDS encoding PorT family protein, whose amino-acid sequence MFFVIIAFVQSVSAQIEGFRFGLHIDPNVAWFRANVDGIETSSKMGFGYGLMIDYFFADRYAVSTGMNHMFVGGSYKYETDSTERKVNMQYLEFPALLKFRTNEMGNNLTFFGQMGLTPGIKVSSKEDKVKSKDYNPINLSLSLGGGAEYAIDESISLFAALFLIMDLRGVVKNVPNDGKISQSKIGLRLGVLF is encoded by the coding sequence TTGTTCTTTGTCATTATTGCTTTTGTGCAGTCAGTAAGTGCTCAGATTGAAGGTTTCCGCTTCGGTTTGCATATAGATCCGAATGTGGCGTGGTTCAGAGCCAACGTAGATGGTATTGAAACTTCTTCAAAAATGGGTTTCGGCTATGGATTAATGATAGATTATTTTTTTGCCGACCGTTATGCAGTTTCTACCGGAATGAATCACATGTTTGTAGGAGGTTCTTATAAATATGAAACAGACAGCACGGAGCGCAAAGTAAATATGCAATATCTTGAATTTCCGGCGTTGTTGAAGTTCCGTACCAATGAAATGGGTAATAACCTTACATTTTTTGGACAAATGGGCTTAACGCCAGGTATCAAAGTAAGTTCAAAAGAGGATAAGGTAAAATCTAAAGATTATAACCCTATCAACTTATCGTTGAGTTTGGGTGGCGGTGCCGAATATGCTATTGATGAAAGCATATCTTTATTTGCCGCTTTGTTTTTGATAATGGATTTACGGGGCGTTGTGAAGAACGTCCCTAACGATGGCAAAATTTCTCAAAGTAAAATAGGTTTGCGTTTGGGAGTTTTGTTTTAG